The following are from one region of the Gambusia affinis linkage group LG02, SWU_Gaff_1.0, whole genome shotgun sequence genome:
- the rbm26 gene encoding RNA-binding protein 26, whose protein sequence is MLIDNLDALKTWLSETLEPICDADPSALAKYVVALVKKDKSEKELKALCIDQLDVFLQKETQPFVDKLFEAINNKSYLPLPEQPQVKVEKEEQKKDETQTNREEEKDKKFPRRINHSPLQSSSRYSRDGRRGDDRKRDDRSRKRDYDRMPLRRDSYRDRYNRRRGRSYSRSRSRSRSWSKERLRDRDRERDRDRDRDRDRDRDRTRSRSLSRTRSRSRSRDRESGKLKYDHERADRPESADVYAPAVLVSTATPSHFPNPTVSSTITVIAPTHHHNTTNESWSDFRPEPPVDRGPFNRGPPLQRKRCRDYDEKGLCMRGDMCPFDHGSDPVVVEDVNLPSILPFQPPPIPGVDQPPPPGLPPPPPLLNPPPVNLRPPVPPPGALPPSLPPVAGPPPPLPPLQPAGMDAPPISITSSVPTIVTSGMRPSLPQGSGPLFGPDHYDTDMYNPEAPSITSTTRPMYRHRVNAQRPNLIGLTMGEVDQPLRDKIPNNSMRIVMESDSRKRSAPSHDGGPCKKPWFDKPIFNKLNHQGYHKRAQFSPNAKLLVRQIPPELNNISKLNEHFSKFGTIVNLQVAYQNDPEGALIQFTSPEEAKRAMQSTEAVLNNRFIKVHWFRDDMGDGQGQSRPQQLHPQPQSAMSSATTLKQSVKDRLGPLMPPNSEPTQDSSVASQNASKVSVKDRLGFSPKLAAPVEKVSATSMGITKTVYNPAARKPSQRTSEEALKKKQEALRLQQDVRKKKQEILEKHIETQKLLISKLEKNKTMKAEDKAKIMETLGTLTKSITKLQEEIKGISSSSSLLRTAKSKAQAQKELLDAELDLYQKTQAGEDTASLKRKYTLLQIEAAKRGILSPGRGRGVHSRGRGTVRSRGRGSRGRGRGVPLHSVVDHRPRALEISGFTDADCVDLLPHFAQFGEIEDCQIDENKLSAVVTYKTRAEAEQAALQGVRFNSQTLRLAWHKPATTLSTADAEEKEPPEDEYPEESLSDDAFLQDDDEEEDDNEPRSWRR, encoded by the exons ATGTTAATTGATAACCTCGATGCTTTAAAAACATGGCTGTCTGAAACCCTGGAGCCCAT TTGTGATGCTGACCCCTCTGCTCTCGCAAAATATGTTGTTGCTTTGGTGAAGAAGGACAAAAGTGAAAAGGAACTGAAAGCCCTGTGTATTGACCAAttggatgtttttctgcaaaaag AGACCCAGCCATTTGTGGATAAGCTTTTTGAAGCCATCAACAACAAAAGCTACCTCCCACTGCCAGAACAACCACAAGTCAAAGTTGAGAAGGAAGAGCAGAAGAAAGATgag ACACAAACAAAtcgtgaagaagaaaaagacaagaagTTTCCTCGCCGGATTAATCATAGTCCTCTTCAGTCAAGCTCACGCTACAGCAGAGATGGCAG GCGAGGTGATGACCGCAAGAGAGACGATCGCTCCAGGAAGAGAGATTATGATCGTATGCCACTAAGGAGGGACTCTTACCGCGACCGCTACAACCGCAGAAGAGGCCGCAGCTACAGTCGCAGCCGAAGTCGCAGCCGAAGTTGGAGCAAAGAGCGCCTCCGAGACCGTGACAGAGAGAGGGATAGAGACCGAGACAGGGACAGAGACAGAGATCGTGACCGCACTAGGAGCCGGTCTTTAAGCAGAACTCGGTCCAGAAGCAGGAGCCGAG ACAGAGAATCAGGGAAGCTGAAGTACGACCATGAGCGCGCTGACAGGCCAGAGAGCGCTGACGTCTACGCCCCAGCAGTGCTCGTTTCTACTGCAACACCTTCCCATTTCCCCAACCCGACAGTGAGCAGCACCATTACTGTCATCGCCCCGACTCATCATCATAACACCACCAACGAGAGCTGGTCAGACTTTCGTCCCGAGCCCCCTGTGGATCGTGGACCTTTCAATCGTGGGCCACCTCTTCAGAGGAAAAGGTGTAGGGACTATGATG AAAAGGGCTTATGCATGCGAGGGGACATGTGTCCGTTTGATCATGGGAGCGATCCAGTCGTCGTGGAGGACGTCAATCTGCCCAGTATTTTGCCCTTCCAGCCTCCACCTATTCCAGGTGTGGACCAACCACCCCCACCAGGCCTTCCACCCCCTCCACCATTATTGAACCCCCCACCTGTAAACCTTCGACCCCCGGTACCTCCACCAGGCGCCCTTCCACCGAGTCTTCCTCCAGTTGCAG GTCCTCCTCCACCACTTCCTCCACTGCAACCTGCAGGCATGGATGCTCCTCCCATTTCTATCACCAGTTCTGTTCCCACCATCGTCACGTCTGGGATGCGCCCATCCCTTCCTCAAGGCTCAGGGCCACTTTTCGGCCCTG ATCACTATGACACTGACATGTACAATCCTGAGGCTCCCAGCATCACCAGCACCACCAGGCCGATGTACCGTCACCGGGTCAACGCTCAAAGACCCAATCTGATTGGCCTCACAATGGGGGAGGTGGATCAGCCATTGAGAG ACAAGATTCCCAACAACAGCATGAGGATCGTTATGGAATCTGACTCGAGGAAGAGATCCGCTCCCTCTCATGATGGAGGCCCATGCAAGAAACCTTGGTTTGACAa ACCCATCTTCAACAAACTCAACCACCAGGGCTACCATAAAAGAGCTCAGTTCTCTCCCAACGCCAAGCTGCTTGTTCGTCAAATTCCACCTGAGCTCAACAACATCAGCAAACTCAATGAGCATTTCAGCAAGTTTGGCACCATTGTCAACTTGCAG GTGGCCTATCAGAATGACCCGGAGGGAGCTCTGATCCAGTTCACCTCTCCTGAAGAGGCCAAGCGAGCTATGCAAAGCACCGAAGCTGTTCTCAACAACCGCTTCATCAAAGTCCACTGGTTTCGTGATGACATGGGTGACGGACAGGGCCAGTCGCGGCCACAGCAGCTTCACCCACAGCCGCAGTCAGCCATG TCATCAGCCACAACTCTCAAGCAGTCTGTGAAGGATCGACTCGGACCCCTAATGCCTCCAAACTCAGAGCCCACTCAGGATTCCAGCGTAGCCTCTCAG AATGCCTCTAAAGTGTCAGTTAAAGATCGTCTAGGTTTCTCTCCAAAACTTGCTGCtcctgtggaaaaa gtGTCTGCGACATCGATGGGGATCACAAAGACTGTATATAATCCTGCTGCTAGGAAGCCTTCCCAGAGGACCTCAGAGGAAGCTCTGAAGAAGAAGCAG GAGGCCCTAAGACTACAGCAGGATGTGaggaagaagaaacaggagATATTGGAGAAGCACATTGAGACGCAGAAg CTCCTGATTTCCAAACTCgagaagaacaaaacaatgaagGCAGAAGATAAAGCCAAGATCATGGAAACTTTGGGCACGTTAACCAAAAGCATAACGAAACTGCAAGAAGAGATAAAGGGaatctccagcagcagcagccttcTACGAACCGCCAAGAGCAAAGCTCAG GCACAGAAGGAGCTGCTTGATGCAGAGCTTGATCTGTATCAGAAGACTCAGGCTGGAGAGGACACAGCTTCTTTAAAGAGGAAGTACACCCTTCTTCAAATTGAG GCAGCTAAAAGGGGGATTCTGTCACCAGGACGAGGCCGCGGCGTCCATTCCCGGGGACGTGGCACCGTCAGAAGCCGGGGGAGGGGATCCAGAGGTCGTGGACGGGGCGTCCCGCTGCATTCAGTTGTGGACCATCGACCTCGAGCGCTGGAAATTTCTGGTTTCACTGATGCCGACTGTGTGGACTTACTTCCTCATTTTGCT CAATTTGGAGAGATTGAAGATTGCCAGATTGATGAGAACAAACTCTCTGCAGTCGTCACGTACAAGACGAGAGCGGAGGCCGAGCAG GCGGCTCTGCAGGGAGTGAGATTTAACAGCCAGACTTTACGCCTGGCCTGGCATAAGCCTGCCACCACTCTCAGTACAGCAgatgcagaagaaaaagaaccACCGGAAGATGAG TACCCGGAGGAGTCGCTGAGTGACGATGCATTCCTGCAAGACGACGACGAGGAGGAAGACGACAACGAGCCTCGTTCCTGGCGCAGATGA
- the ercc3 gene encoding general transcription and DNA repair factor IIH helicase subunit XPB — protein sequence MGKRDKGDREKKSKKRHYEEEDDEDDVTGSEPQEAIPAAAGKQVDESGTKLDEYGAKDYRAQMQLKKDHSSRPLWVAPDGHIFLEAFSPVYKYAQDFLVAIAEPVCRPNHVHEYKLTAYSLYAAVSVGLQTSDIVEYLQKLSKTSVPDGIVQFIKLCTVSYGKVKLVLKHNRYFVESAFPDVIQHLLQDNLIRDCRLRGADGSDPELITEVIHSKSAISKAVQDKGGTSTSQQPIDGQTSNQQVPEDIFSYYEQMDKEEEEEEETQTVSFEIRQEMIEELQKRCIQLEYPLLAEYDFRNDTVNPDINIDLKPTAVLRPYQEKSLRKMFGNGRARSGVIVLPCGAGKSLVGVTAACTVRKRCLVLGNSSVSVEQWKAQFKMWSTIDDSQICRFTSDAKDKPIGCSVAISTYSMLGHTTKRSWEAEKVMEWMRTQEWGLMILDEVHTIPAKMFRRVLTIVQAHCKLGLTATLVREDDKIVDLNFLIGPKMYEANWMELQNNGYIAKVQCAEVWCPMSPEFYREYVAIKTKKRILLYTMNPNKFRACQFLIRFHERRNDKIIVFADNVFALKEYAIRLNKPFIYGPTSQGERMQILQNFKHNPKINTIFISKVGDTSFDLPEANVLIQISSHGGSRRQEAQRLGRVLRAKKGMVAEEYNAYFYSLVSQDTQEMAYSTKRQRFLVDQGYSFKVITKLAGMEEEDLMFSSREEQQQLLQKVLAASDLDAEEEVVAGEVGVRPQFSRRVGTMSSMSGADDTVYMEYQSRSNKASAGSKNVHPLFKRFRK from the exons atgggCAAAAGGGATAAAGGAGATAGAG AGAAGAAATCCAAGAAACGTCACTatgaggaggaagatgatgaagatgatgtgACCGGCAGCGAGCCTCAGGAAGCCAtaccagctgctgcaggaaagCAGGTGGACGAGTCTGGGACAAAGCTCGACGAGTATGGAGCCAAAGACTACCGCGCTCAGATGCAGCTCAAGAAAGACCATTCTTCACGCCCACTCTGGGTG GCTCCAGATGGACACATCTTTCTGGAAGCGTTCTCTCCGGTGTATAAGTATGCTCAGGATTTCTTAGTGGCCATCGCAGAGCCTGTGTGCAGACCCAACCACGTTCATGAGTACAAGCTGACCGCGTACTCGCTCTACGCAGCGGTCAGTGTGGGGCTGCAGACTTCAGATATCGTGGAGTACCTGCAGAAGCTCAGCAAGACATCTGTACCGGATGGCATTGTTCAGTTTATCAAA CTTTGCACTGTGAGCTATGGGAAAGTCAAGCTTGTGCTTAAGCACAACAG GTATTTTGTAGAAAGTGCATTCCCTGATGTCATCCAGCATCTCCTGCAGGACAACTTGATCCGTGACTGTCGCCTGCGCGGTGCCGACGGATCGGACCCTGAGCTCATTACCGAGGTCATCCACAGCAAGTCAGCG ATTTCTAAAGCTGTCCAGGACAAAGGAGGTACGTCCACCTCACAGCAGCCCATCGATGGACAAACCTCGAACCAGCAGGTCCCCGAGGACATCTTCAGCTACTATGAGCAGATGgataaagaggaagaagaggaagaggagacccAGACAGTGTCTTTTGAAATTCGCCAG GAAATgatagaggagctgcagaagcgATGTATTCAGCTGGAGTACCCCCTCCTAGCTGAGTACGACTTTCGAAATGACACTGTCAACCCTGACATCAACATTGACCTGAAGCCCACCGCCGTGCTGCGGCCCTACCAGGAGAAGAGCCTGCGCAAGATGTTTGGAAACGGCCGAGCACGATCGGGAGTGATAGTGCTGCCCTGCG GAGCCGGTAAATCTCTGGTGGGTGTGACCGCCGCGTGCACCGTGCGTAAACGCTGCCTGGTGCTGGGTAACTCCTCCGTCTCCGTGGAGCAGTGGAAGGCCCAGTTCAAGATGTGGTCCACCATCGACGACTCCCAGATCTGCCGCTTCACCTCCGACGCCAAGGACAAACCCATCGGCTGCTCAGTGGCCATCAGCACCTACTCCATGTTGGGTCACACCACCAAGCGATCCTGGGAGGCAGAGAAGGTCATGGAATGGATGCGGACGCAGGAGTGGGGACTCATGATCCTGGATGAGGTCCACACCATCCCTG CAAAGATGTTTCGACGTGTCCTGACCATCGTCCAGGCCCATTGCAAACTGGGACTCACCGCCACACTGGTCAGGGAGGACGACAAGATTGTGGATCTCAACTTCCTTATTGGTCCTAAGATGTATGAAGCCAACTGGATGGAGCTGCAGAACAACGGTTATATCGCCAAAGTTCAGTGTGCAGAG GTGTGGTGCCCGATGTCCCCGGAGTTTTACAGAGAGTACGTGGCCATTAAGACAAAGAAGCGCATTCTGCTGTACACGATGAACCCCAATAAGTTTCGGGCCTGCCAGTTTCTCATCCGCTTCCATGAGCGGCGCAACGACAAGATCATCGTCTTTGCTGACAACGTCTTTGCCTTGAAGGAATACGCCATTCGCCTCAACAA GCCTTTCATCTATGGTCCCACTTCTCAAGGGGAGCGAATGCAGATTTTACAGAACTTTAAACACAATCCAAAGATCAACACCATTTTCATCTCTAAG GTTGGAGACACTTCTTTTGACTTGCCAGAAGCCAATGTTCTGATCCAGATCTCCTCCCATGGTGGCTCACGCAGACAGGAGGCACAGAGACTTGGCAGAGTCTTAAGAGCCAAGAAAG GAATGGTGGCTGAGGAGTACAATGCGTACTTTTATTCTCTGGTGTCTCAGGACACCCAGGAGATGGCTTATTCCACAAAGAGGCAGAGATTCCTTGTGGACCAGGGATACAGCTTCAAA GTAATTACAAAGTTAGCAGGTATGGAGGAAGAGGACCTGATGTTCTCCAGCAGagaggaacagcagcagctgctgcagaaggtGCTCGCTGCTTCAGACCTGGATGCTGAGGAGGAAGTAGTAGCAGGCGAAGTGGGAGTACGACCACAG TTTTCCCGGCGAGTGGGCACCATGAGCTCCATGTCGGGTGCAGACGACACAGTCTACATGGAATATCAAAGCAGGAGCAACAAAGCCTCTGCGGGGAGCAAGAACGTTCACCCACTATTCAAGCGCTTCAGAAAGTAG
- the gpalpp1 gene encoding GPALPP motifs-containing protein 1 yields MSSDKLIGPALPPMFRKDGSESDESENDFAGPALPPGYKRGEPSSSSDESEPEVAFKRSRTGGAAEATKDDEDDDDDGFFGPALPPGFKKQSSPERPPVLGPALPPGFSRAASDSDDGEDDEEGLPGPALPPGYQAERSSSEGEDEDVIGPMPAKGPVQDSVALEFERRARRMKEKLTGEEAPEVVSRETWMTELPPELQHIGLGARTFKKRSGPENKDRSIWTDTPADRERKAQERLEGKKTGEEKKDRAPQVSRRDIEMAEKVSKYNESKRGETLMSLHSKKLKEKAKETADKPVERRPFDRDEDLQVNRFDEAQKQRLLKKSQELNTRFSHSKDRMFL; encoded by the exons ATGTCTTCTGATAAATTAATTGGGCCTGCTTTACCGCCGATGTTTAGAAAGGATGGATCTGAAAGCGACGAGAGTGAAAATGATT TCGCTGGTCCCGCGCTGCCTCCCGGTTATAAGCGGGGGGAGCCGTCTAGTTCTTCGGATGAGAGTGAGCCGGAGGTGGCGTTCAAAAGATCCAggactggaggagctgcaga GGCGACCAAAGATGacgaagatgatgatgatgatggtttcTTTGGACCAGCTTTGCCACcaggatttaaaaaacagaGTTCACCAGAAAG ACCCCCTGTGCTGGGACCAGCTTTGCCCCCCGGGTTTAGCAGAGCAGCATCTGACAGTGATGATGGGGAAGACGATGAAGAGGGCCTACCAGGGCCTGCGCTGCCCCCAGGATACCAGGCCGAGCGTTCCAGTAGTGAAGGCGAAGACGAGGATGTGATTGGACCCATGCCCGCCAAAGGGCCCGTTCAAGACTCAGTGGCTCTCGAATTTGAACGAAGAGCACGAAGGATGAAAGAGAAGCTCACTGGGGAG GAGGCCCCTGAGGTGGTGTCTAGAGAAACATGGATGACCGAGCTCCCACCAGAATTGCAGCACATTGGTTTAGGGGCTCGAACCTTCAAGAAGAGGTCAGGTCCAGAGAACAAAGATCGATCGATATGGACGGACACACCGGCAGACAGGGAGCGGAAGGCCCAG GAACGGCTTGAAGGAAAGAAAACTGGCGAGGAAAAGAAAGATAGAGCCCCACAGGTTTCTCGAAGGGACATAGAAATGGCAGAAAAAGTATCAAAATATAAT GAGTCCAAACGGGGTGAGACTCTCATGAGTTTACACTCaaagaagctgaaggaaaaagCCAAAGAGACAGCGGACAAGCCAGTGGAGAGGAGGCCGTTTGATAGAGACGAAGATCTGCAGGTGAATCGCTTTGATGAAGCCCAGAAGCAGCGGCTGCTGAAGAAATCTCAGGAACTGAACACGCGTTTCTCACACAGCAAAGATCGAATGTTTCTGTAG
- the LOC122846514 gene encoding cytochrome P450 27C1, translating into MAMLNRFSVACWKSVPAGLLNEQLLVVSRALHKSAASEALEISATGEEAMQAGRLIEPAVVREASKIKSLKEMPGPSTLSNLIEFFWRDGFGRIHEIQVEHTKKYGKIFKSHFGPQLVVSIADRELVAEVLRAEGPAPQRANMESWHEYRDMRGRSTGLISAEGEKWLDMRSVLRQLIMRPRDVAVFSDDVNKVVDDLIKRVYSLRAQQSDELTVLNVNDLFFKYAMEGVAAILYECRLGCLENNVPKETQDYIAALHLMFRSFKTTMYAGAIPKWLRPIIPKPWEEFCLSWDGLFRFSMIHVDKRFNEIKAQVERGEKVKGGLLTHMLTTMELSVEEIYANVTEMLLAGVDTTSFTLSWACYLLAQHPHIQEQIYTEVTQTLGPGTVPTAEDVPSLPLIRGLVKETLRLFPVLPGNGRITQDDLVVGGYFIPKGTQLALCHYSTSLNEENFPSPSEFQPDRWVRKDTSDRVDNFGSIPFGYGIRSCIGRRIAELEMHLALTRLIQKFYIGMSPLTTDVKAKTHGLLCPAAPINLQFIEREN; encoded by the exons ATGGCAATGTTGAATCGCTTCTCCGTAGCATGCTGGAAGAGTGTCCCAGCCGGGCTGCTGAACGAGCAGCTGCTTGTCGTCTCCCGCGCCTTACACAAGTCGGCAGCCAGCGAGGCTCTGGAGATCTCCGCAACTGGGGAGGAGGCCATGCAGGCTGGCAGGCTGATCGAACCGGCGGTGGTCCGAGAGGCCAGTAAAATCAAGAGCCTGAAGGAGATGCCCGGACCGAGCACTCTTTCCAACTTGATTGAGTTTTTTTGGAGAGACGGCTTCGGCAGAATCCACGAGATTCAG GTAGAGCACACCAAGAAGTATGGAAAAATCTTCAAGTCTCACTTTGGACCCCAGCTGGTGGTCTCCATTGCCGATCGTGAACTGGTGGCAGAGGTCCTGCGGGCTGAGGGTCCGGCCCCTCAAAGGGCCAACATGGAATCCTGGCATGAATATAGAGACATGAGGGGCCGTTCCACTGGCCTCATCTCAGC CGAGGGCGAAAAATGGCTTGACATGCGCAGCGTGCTCAGACAGCTTATCATGCGTCCCCGTGACGTAGCAGTCTTCTCTGACGACGTGAACAAGGTGGTGGATGACCTGATCAAGAGAGTTTACAGCCTTCGAGCCCAGCAGTCTGATGAACTTACTGTGCTCAATGTGAATGACCTTTTCTTCAAATACGCCATGGAAG GTGTGGCTGCTATCTTGTACGAGTGTAGACTGGGATGTTTGGAAAACAACGTCCCCAAAGAAACCCAGGACTACATCGCTGCCTTGCATCTCATGTTCAGATCCTTCAAGACCACCATGTATGCCGGAGCAATTCCTAAGTGGCTTCGTCCCATCATTCCCAAACCATGGGAAGAGTTTTGTCTCTCCTGGGACGGTCTGTTCAGATTCA GCATGATTCATGTTGATAAAAGATTCAACGAGATCAAGGCCCAGGTGGAGAGGGGGGAGAAGGTGAAAGGGGGCCTGCTCACACACATGCTCACCACCATGGAGCTGAGCGTGGAGGAGATCTATGCGAACGTGACGGAGATGCTCCTGGCAGGGGTCGATACG ACATCCTTCACCCTGTCTTGGGCCTGCTATCTGTTGGCACAACACCCTCACATCCAGGAGCAAATCTACACAGAAGTCACACAAACTCTGGGACCTGGAACTGTCCCCACAGCTGAAGATGTCCCTAGCCTGCCTCTCATCAGAGGGCTTGTGAAAGAGACTCTCAG GCTTTTTCCAGTTCTCCCAGGCAACGGCCGGATTACCCAGGATGACTTGGTGGTTGGTGGATACTTCATCCCCAAAGGG ACTCAGCTGGCCCTCTGTCACTACTCAACATCTCTAAATGAGGAGAACTTTCCCAGTCCCTCTGAATTCCAACCAGACCGCTGGGTACGGAAAGACACATCTGATCGCGTTGACAACTTTGGCTCGATTCCCTTTGGTTACGGCATCAGGAGCTGCATTGGCAGGAGAATTGCAGAGTTGGAGATGCATCTAGCTCTCACCAGG CTCATTCAGAAGTTCTACATTGGGATGTCTCCTCTCACTACTGACGTCAAGGCTAAAACCCACGGTCTGCTCTGTCCTGCTGCTCCCATCAACCTGCAGTTCATTGAAAGGGAAAACTAG